In Tindallia magadiensis, one DNA window encodes the following:
- a CDS encoding BMC domain-containing protein: protein MHTMMIRTLGVIELNSIAKGYLVTDTMLKAGNVDLVKAHSICPGKYLILISGDVGSVKAAMSAGLEIGAGWVVDHLTIANIHPGIIPAITGTGQMEMGESLGVLEFFGVVSGIAAADQAAKAAQVELIELRLGFAVGGKSFVTLTGDISAVTAAVEVGADAAETAGLLVNQVIIPRPHQGVLDSLV from the coding sequence ATGCATACGATGATGATTCGAACCTTAGGTGTGATAGAACTTAATAGTATTGCCAAGGGCTATTTAGTTACGGATACAATGCTGAAAGCCGGCAATGTTGATCTGGTGAAAGCACATTCTATTTGTCCCGGGAAATACCTTATTTTAATCAGCGGAGATGTAGGAAGTGTGAAAGCAGCTATGAGTGCTGGTTTGGAAATAGGTGCCGGATGGGTGGTAGATCATTTAACGATTGCCAATATTCATCCTGGAATTATTCCGGCCATTACTGGTACCGGTCAGATGGAAATGGGCGAATCTCTGGGTGTTTTAGAATTTTTCGGAGTTGTTAGTGGGATTGCCGCCGCTGATCAAGCAGCGAAAGCAGCTCAGGTAGAGCTGATTGAATTAAGGCTTGGTTTCGCGGTAGGTGGAAAATCATTTGTAACGCTAACGGGCGATATCAGTGCTGTAACAGCAGCTGTTGAAGTGGGAGCTGATGCCGCTGAGACAGCAGGTCTTCTGGTAAACCAAGTGATTATCCCGCGTCCTCATCAAGGTGTGTTGGATTCTTTGGTGTAG
- a CDS encoding acetaldehyde dehydrogenase (acetylating), with translation MVILDRDLASIQEVRNLVERAKKAQKQLATLNQNQIDRITEQLYLAGYDHAEALGKLANEETGFGKWEDKMAKNILASKDLWESIKSMKTIGIMESITEKKVVKIGVPMGLIAGLIPSTNPTSTVLYKALISIKAGNALIVSPHPSALNCITETVSVLQKALETAGVSRDLIGCITKPTMEATEALMKHKDINMILATGGTAMVKAAYSSGTPALGVGPGNVPAFIERSADIEDAVEKIFRSKSFDYGTVCASEQAIVVDAPIEQDVRKAVTQRGGYFLTGEALEKVKRIMERPNGAMNPAIVGRSAAYIANLAGIEIPQGTTLLLSDEPGVGKEYPFSKEKLTQLMGFYVVKDWKEGCSLCYQLLENGGLGHTLAIHSRDEKVIQAFALEKPVSRFLVNTPSTHGAVGLSTGLAPSLTLGCGTVGGSATSDNVTPLHLLNVRWMAYDLEMNQPSGAKEQRETDATVDIDQICQQVMQALQNKNISLGGK, from the coding sequence ATGGTGATTCTTGATAGGGATTTAGCTTCTATTCAAGAAGTGCGCAACTTAGTAGAACGTGCAAAAAAAGCTCAAAAGCAGTTGGCAACATTGAACCAGAATCAAATTGACCGGATTACTGAACAGTTATACCTGGCCGGCTATGACCATGCCGAAGCCTTAGGAAAGCTGGCAAATGAAGAGACTGGATTTGGGAAATGGGAAGATAAGATGGCTAAAAACATCTTAGCCAGTAAAGATTTATGGGAATCCATTAAATCCATGAAAACCATTGGAATCATGGAAAGCATTACTGAAAAAAAAGTAGTGAAAATAGGCGTTCCTATGGGTCTGATAGCCGGATTAATTCCGTCTACCAATCCAACCTCTACCGTACTTTACAAGGCGTTGATTTCTATAAAAGCAGGAAATGCTTTAATTGTCAGTCCTCACCCATCGGCACTTAATTGTATTACTGAAACCGTTAGCGTTCTTCAGAAAGCCCTGGAAACAGCCGGTGTTTCAAGAGATCTGATAGGTTGCATTACAAAACCAACCATGGAAGCAACCGAAGCACTAATGAAACACAAAGACATCAATATGATTCTGGCTACAGGGGGCACCGCTATGGTAAAGGCGGCTTACAGCTCCGGCACACCTGCTCTTGGTGTGGGACCGGGGAATGTGCCGGCCTTTATCGAAAGAAGTGCGGATATTGAAGATGCGGTAGAAAAAATCTTTCGTTCCAAAAGTTTTGATTATGGAACGGTTTGTGCCTCTGAGCAAGCCATCGTAGTAGACGCTCCTATTGAGCAAGATGTCAGGAAAGCGGTGACTCAGCGTGGTGGATACTTTTTAACCGGGGAAGCCTTGGAAAAAGTAAAAAGAATCATGGAGCGACCTAACGGTGCCATGAATCCAGCCATTGTAGGACGTTCGGCTGCATATATTGCAAACCTAGCAGGCATTGAAATACCACAGGGTACCACGCTTTTACTGAGCGATGAGCCAGGCGTTGGAAAAGAATATCCTTTTTCGAAAGAAAAATTAACTCAATTGATGGGTTTCTATGTGGTAAAAGACTGGAAAGAAGGATGCTCTTTATGTTATCAACTTCTTGAAAATGGAGGGTTAGGCCATACCTTAGCCATCCATTCTCGTGATGAGAAAGTGATCCAAGCTTTTGCGTTGGAAAAACCGGTTTCGCGGTTTTTAGTCAATACACCTTCTACGCATGGAGCTGTTGGTTTATCTACCGGATTGGCACCTTCACTGACACTAGGTTGCGGTACTGTAGGTGGCAGTGCAACCAGTGATAATGTCACGCCACTCCATTTATTAAATGTCCGGTGGATGGCTTATGATTTAGAGATGAATCAGCCCTCAGGAGCCAAAGAACAAAGGGAAACAGATGCAACGGTAGATATTGATCAGATTTGTCAACAAGTGATGCAAGCATTACAAAATAAAAATATATCATTAGGAGGAAAATAA
- the eutM gene encoding ethanolamine utilization microcompartment protein EutM: MATLNALGMIETKGLVGAVEAADAMVKAANVQLLGKEQVGGGLVTVMVRGDVGAVKAATDAGAAAAERVGELLSVHVIPRPHSEVEVILPKSKITE, translated from the coding sequence ATGGCAACTTTAAACGCATTAGGAATGATTGAAACAAAAGGTTTGGTAGGAGCAGTAGAAGCAGCGGATGCAATGGTGAAAGCGGCAAATGTTCAATTACTTGGAAAAGAACAAGTAGGTGGCGGTTTAGTAACCGTAATGGTTCGAGGTGATGTAGGTGCTGTAAAAGCAGCAACAGATGCAGGTGCTGCAGCGGCTGAAAGAGTGGGAGAACTACTTTCTGTTCATGTTATTCCAAGACCTCATAGCGAAGTAGAAGTGATACTGCCTAAAAGCAAAATAACGGAATAA
- the pduL gene encoding phosphate propanoyltransferase, with translation MDKQMIDDLVNQVIRELEKKDKCLEVEASGRHVHLSKEDAQQLFGRDTLTPERELSQPGQFLSKEKVNLIGPKGSFKDVAVLGPLREKTQVEVSMTDARALGISPVLKESGDLTNCADLWIQYKDKMIEAKSSAMVAKRHIHMTPEDANHLQVKDGETVAVRVYGQRPITFEDVLVRVNPRYQLRMHIDYDEANAVGLGKNTYGKIISTGEMEKA, from the coding sequence GTGGACAAACAAATGATTGATGATCTTGTGAATCAAGTGATTCGAGAACTGGAAAAAAAAGATAAATGCCTAGAAGTGGAAGCGTCAGGGAGGCATGTTCATTTAAGTAAAGAAGATGCCCAACAACTTTTCGGAAGGGATACCCTTACGCCGGAAAGAGAATTGTCGCAACCGGGACAGTTTTTATCAAAAGAAAAGGTAAACCTGATAGGACCTAAAGGAAGCTTTAAGGATGTAGCCGTTCTGGGGCCCTTACGAGAAAAAACACAAGTAGAAGTATCCATGACCGATGCCAGGGCGTTAGGAATATCGCCGGTGCTTAAAGAATCGGGAGATTTAACAAACTGTGCAGATCTTTGGATTCAATATAAAGACAAGATGATTGAAGCGAAATCATCAGCAATGGTAGCGAAAAGGCATATTCACATGACACCGGAGGATGCTAATCATTTACAGGTGAAGGATGGAGAAACAGTGGCTGTGCGAGTATATGGCCAGCGACCAATCACCTTTGAAGATGTGTTGGTACGGGTAAATCCTCGTTATCAGCTAAGAATGCATATAGATTATGATGAAGCCAATGCTGTAGGCTTGGGAAAAAACACTTATGGAAAGATTATATCAACAGGTGAAATGGAAAAAGCCTGA
- a CDS encoding 4Fe-4S dicluster domain-containing protein — protein MTFLEGIKKAGVVGAGGAGFPTHIKLDTQAKTLIINGIECEPLLKTDKFLIRRFSEALIQGALIIGEHLKAQEIVIAIKEKNKTEIEQLQRCLKPGETSLKIHPVADFYPAGDEQMLVREVMAETVAPGKIPLSKGVVITNVATVLDIVHQQPVTHRIMTIGGEVNQPCLIKVPIGTDLQSCIEAAGGPKISDYHALTGGPMMGQLCPRSELSSTYVTKTMGGLILLPSHHPIIQHHHLSISHCLKRAASVCIQCRMCTDLCPRYLNGHPLHPHLVMRSVAFGKITMESSKSALLCCACGVCEHFACPMGLSPKMINESVKSTLMQGGVKWVNTEEDFQEVHPLRSYRKIPTDRLIQRLGLSIYETDVPETLQSLTPDKVVIPLKQHIGVLAKPVVENGERVVVGQLIASVGTDLGSEIHSSLDGTVKKVEKDYIMVERS, from the coding sequence ATGACGTTTTTAGAAGGAATCAAAAAGGCTGGGGTGGTAGGTGCCGGTGGTGCTGGATTTCCAACCCATATCAAATTAGATACCCAGGCAAAAACCCTGATCATTAATGGGATTGAATGCGAACCCTTATTAAAGACTGACAAGTTTTTAATAAGACGGTTTTCGGAAGCACTTATCCAAGGAGCTTTGATCATAGGAGAACATCTAAAGGCACAGGAGATTGTAATTGCGATTAAAGAAAAAAACAAAACAGAGATTGAACAGCTTCAACGCTGTCTAAAACCAGGAGAGACTTCTCTTAAAATACATCCTGTAGCTGATTTTTATCCAGCTGGAGATGAGCAAATGCTGGTTCGAGAAGTGATGGCAGAGACGGTAGCACCAGGAAAGATTCCTCTTTCAAAAGGGGTTGTCATAACCAATGTAGCGACCGTACTGGATATTGTTCATCAGCAGCCGGTAACACATCGGATCATGACCATAGGCGGCGAAGTAAACCAGCCCTGCCTGATCAAAGTTCCTATTGGAACAGATCTGCAGTCCTGTATTGAAGCGGCTGGTGGGCCTAAGATCTCTGATTATCATGCTTTAACCGGAGGCCCTATGATGGGACAACTTTGCCCAAGGTCTGAGCTGAGCAGTACCTATGTGACGAAAACCATGGGAGGCCTTATTCTGCTTCCCAGTCATCATCCGATTATCCAGCATCATCATCTAAGCATTTCTCATTGCCTGAAACGGGCGGCAAGTGTGTGTATACAGTGTCGCATGTGTACTGATTTATGCCCCCGATACTTAAACGGACATCCATTGCATCCACACCTTGTGATGCGGTCCGTCGCCTTTGGAAAGATAACCATGGAAAGCAGTAAATCCGCTCTTTTATGTTGTGCTTGTGGGGTATGCGAACATTTTGCCTGCCCTATGGGGTTATCGCCCAAAATGATTAATGAATCTGTAAAATCCACCCTGATGCAGGGGGGCGTTAAATGGGTTAACACAGAGGAAGATTTTCAGGAAGTTCATCCTCTGCGGTCTTACCGAAAAATTCCTACAGATAGGTTAATTCAACGGTTAGGTTTATCCATCTATGAAACAGACGTACCGGAAACCCTTCAAAGCCTCACGCCGGACAAGGTGGTAATTCCTTTAAAGCAACATATCGGTGTGCTTGCGAAGCCGGTGGTGGAAAATGGTGAAAGAGTAGTGGTTGGTCAGCTAATTGCATCTGTAGGGACAGACTTAGGATCGGAAATCCATAGCAGTCTTGATGGAACCGTAAAAAAAGTAGAGAAAGATTATATTATGGTAGAGAGAAGTTGA
- a CDS encoding BMC domain-containing protein translates to MKTSMGLLETYGALGAYVGADAALKAASVTLVSKNCPSGGLVTLSFEGDVGAIKAAIEAGEAAVKNLGISVTSHVIPRITPEVGAMLVIEEKQPLKEEPEAKEPEKEKSEAKEPEKEEIETPAPEESKEITQETTYVSLKGENYAVFEKGGIDELKVASLREIARKLGITPADGRRIQNASKYQLVNAIRHHMKGGEHGDS, encoded by the coding sequence ATGAAAACATCAATGGGATTATTAGAAACCTACGGAGCTCTTGGCGCTTACGTAGGAGCAGATGCGGCATTAAAAGCGGCATCGGTAACATTAGTTTCGAAAAACTGTCCTTCCGGAGGATTGGTGACCCTTTCCTTTGAAGGAGATGTAGGGGCTATAAAAGCCGCCATCGAAGCTGGCGAAGCAGCGGTGAAAAACCTGGGAATATCAGTCACCAGCCATGTGATTCCGAGAATCACGCCGGAAGTAGGCGCTATGTTAGTGATTGAAGAAAAGCAGCCCCTAAAAGAAGAACCAGAAGCGAAAGAACCAGAAAAGGAAAAATCGGAAGCGAAAGAACCGGAAAAAGAAGAAATAGAAACGCCGGCACCGGAAGAAAGCAAAGAGATCACCCAGGAAACCACCTATGTTTCATTGAAAGGCGAAAACTATGCTGTCTTTGAAAAAGGCGGTATTGATGAATTAAAGGTGGCGTCTCTCCGGGAAATAGCCAGAAAGTTGGGGATTACACCGGCTGACGGTCGTCGGATACAAAATGCAAGCAAATATCAACTGGTTAATGCCATAAGGCATCATATGAAAGGAGGGGAGCATGGTGATTCTTGA
- a CDS encoding EutN/CcmL family microcompartment protein produces the protein MIIGKVIGNVWATKKETSLNGLKLLVVQVAENQIDKKKSRRMVAADAVGAGIGDDVLVVSGSSARRAIEGDGKAVDATIVGIIDACEIVEECS, from the coding sequence ATGATTATTGGAAAGGTCATAGGAAATGTATGGGCAACAAAAAAGGAAACATCCTTAAATGGATTAAAATTATTGGTTGTGCAAGTTGCTGAAAATCAAATCGATAAAAAGAAATCTCGGCGAATGGTTGCCGCCGATGCGGTAGGAGCCGGGATAGGAGATGATGTCCTGGTGGTATCAGGCAGTTCTGCCAGGAGAGCTATAGAAGGTGACGGCAAAGCCGTTGACGCAACCATTGTTGGCATTATTGATGCATGTGAAATAGTAGAAGAATGTTCGTGA
- a CDS encoding cobalamin adenosyltransferase, which produces MSVITEALLREHDKKNPHQPLKINKSDKLTPSAKEYLREQKRYQCHEESNPQKEMKQVPVQENEYRPFEVVDTGFQPKFVSYYDGGYYQEKPEWMTHLSGNQLVYKDDSRIVFRGKLDSIQSQILVTMHQLKDTKYPWLLENLDEMLQVMREILKAEVMETPYEIKNLFGLEDKDLRAHSHHPQKYYGIKHFVPNVEMGHEMVLINQLRSSLRELELVGINAFRNGSKIEREDLLRVLNRMSSAAYILMCRMRGENRGQTND; this is translated from the coding sequence ATGAGCGTAATTACGGAAGCGTTATTAAGAGAACATGATAAAAAAAATCCTCATCAGCCACTGAAAATCAACAAATCAGATAAGCTGACACCATCGGCAAAAGAATACCTTCGAGAACAGAAACGCTACCAGTGTCATGAGGAAAGCAATCCCCAAAAGGAAATGAAGCAGGTTCCGGTCCAAGAAAATGAATACCGACCCTTTGAAGTGGTGGACACAGGATTTCAACCGAAATTTGTTTCTTATTACGATGGAGGCTATTATCAGGAAAAACCAGAATGGATGACACATTTATCAGGAAATCAGTTGGTTTATAAAGATGATTCAAGGATCGTTTTTCGAGGAAAGCTAGACAGTATCCAGAGTCAGATCCTGGTAACGATGCATCAATTAAAAGATACAAAGTATCCCTGGTTGTTAGAAAATCTGGACGAAATGCTTCAGGTAATGCGGGAAATTTTAAAAGCAGAAGTAATGGAAACGCCCTACGAAATAAAAAATCTTTTTGGATTAGAGGACAAGGATTTACGGGCCCATTCTCATCATCCACAAAAATATTATGGCATCAAACATTTTGTTCCGAATGTGGAAATGGGTCATGAAATGGTATTGATTAATCAATTACGATCATCCTTACGAGAATTGGAATTAGTGGGAATAAATGCGTTTAGAAATGGGTCGAAGATAGAAAGGGAAGACTTACTGCGCGTGTTGAATCGTATGAGCAGTGCGGCCTATATTCTGATGTGTCGGATGCGAGGTGAAAACCGTGGACAAACAAATGATTGA